Proteins co-encoded in one Ralstonia sp. RRA genomic window:
- a CDS encoding haloacid dehalogenase type II yields the protein MSSIRAVVFDAYGTLFDVYSVAARAEQLFAGKGEALSVLWRDKQIDYTRIRSLAGPSGEHYKPFWDITVDALRYAAARLGVELSSHDEATLMREYACLSAFPENVPALRRLREMKLPLGILSNGNPQMLDIAVKSAGMSGLFDHVLSVDAVKLYKTAPQAYALAPQAFGVPAEEILFVSSNGWDACGATWYGFTTFWINRLGHPPEALDVAPTAAGHDMRDLLQFVQARQLT from the coding sequence ATGAGTTCGATTCGCGCGGTGGTCTTCGACGCCTATGGCACGTTGTTCGACGTGTATTCCGTGGCTGCGCGCGCCGAGCAACTCTTTGCCGGCAAGGGCGAGGCGCTGTCGGTGCTCTGGCGTGACAAGCAGATCGACTACACGCGCATCCGCTCGCTGGCCGGCCCTTCGGGCGAGCACTACAAGCCGTTTTGGGACATCACCGTTGATGCGCTGCGCTACGCGGCGGCACGCCTGGGCGTAGAACTTTCCTCCCACGACGAAGCCACGCTGATGCGCGAATATGCGTGCCTGTCGGCGTTTCCCGAGAACGTGCCTGCCCTGCGCCGCCTGCGCGAGATGAAGCTGCCGCTCGGCATTCTCTCCAACGGCAATCCGCAGATGCTTGATATCGCTGTCAAGAGCGCGGGTATGTCAGGCCTGTTCGACCACGTGCTGTCGGTCGATGCTGTGAAGCTCTACAAGACTGCTCCGCAAGCGTACGCATTGGCACCGCAGGCTTTTGGCGTGCCGGCCGAAGAGATTCTGTTCGTGTCGTCCAACGGCTGGGACGCCTGCGGCGCGACGTGGTACGGCTTCACGACGTTCTGGATCAACCGCCTGGGGCATCCGCCCGAGGCGCTCGACGTGGCGCCCACCGCGGCTGGCCACGACATGCGCGATCTGCTGCAGTTTGTACAGGCAAGGCAACTGACCTAA
- a CDS encoding GntR family transcriptional regulator, with protein sequence MPASERETTDSQPAAEPIYQGLLTAIMEHRLPAGTKLVEERLCEATGAGRPRIRQVLARLAHEQLVTLVPNKGAFVAQPSVEEARDVFQTRRIIEPELAAMLARACRPAQAKRLREHIAAEHAARERGDRAGTIRLSGEYHVLIAEMAGNHVLERLIRETVSRTCLIITLYDRPGLPACPEHEHDTLTEAITAGDAARAHDLMREHLEHIEHSLDLHTTPTSALDLESIFKRA encoded by the coding sequence ATGCCCGCATCCGAACGGGAAACCACCGACAGCCAGCCTGCTGCCGAGCCGATCTACCAAGGCCTGCTGACGGCCATCATGGAACACCGGCTTCCGGCCGGCACCAAGCTGGTCGAGGAGCGCCTATGTGAAGCCACCGGCGCAGGCCGGCCCCGCATCCGCCAGGTGCTGGCGCGGCTGGCGCATGAGCAACTCGTGACACTGGTGCCCAACAAGGGCGCCTTCGTCGCGCAGCCTTCCGTGGAGGAGGCGCGCGACGTCTTCCAGACCCGCCGCATCATCGAACCCGAACTGGCCGCCATGCTGGCACGCGCGTGCAGGCCCGCGCAGGCCAAGCGCCTGCGCGAACACATCGCTGCAGAGCATGCCGCACGCGAGCGTGGCGATCGCGCAGGCACCATCCGCCTCTCCGGCGAGTACCACGTGCTCATCGCCGAGATGGCCGGCAACCACGTCTTGGAGCGGCTGATTCGCGAGACCGTCTCGCGCACCTGCCTGATCATCACGCTGTACGACCGCCCCGGCCTGCCCGCCTGCCCAGAGCACGAGCATGACACCCTCACCGAGGCCATTACCGCAGGCGATGCGGCACGCGCGCACGACCTGATGCGCGAGCACCTTGAGCACATCGAGCATTCGCTGGACCTGCATACCACACCAACGTCGGCGCTGGATCTCGAATCGATTTTCAAACGCGCCTGA
- a CDS encoding NCS1 family nucleobase:cation symporter-1 — MTITTASAAPADDPPHAHSNVVIKPQYDPRLTNEDLAPLSKQTWGTYNIFAFWMSDVHSVGGYLTAASLFSLGLSSLQVLFALLVGIVIVQVFCNLVARPSQATGTPYPVICRASFGVLGANIPAIIRGLIAVAWYGIQTYLASHAFLIVALKFMPELAPYADLKQHGFVGLSTLGWAAFMLLWVLQAFVFWHGMESIRKFIDWAGPAVYVVMIALAVWLVHKAGWENINFTLSFLKYEGWDAVPVMLAGIALVVSYFSGPMLNFGDFSRYGKDFGSVKRGNFWGLPVNFLGFALLVVITTSATLPVFGQLISDPVEVISRIDNTTAVVIGALTFMIATIGINIVANFVSPAFDFSNVAPQHISWRTGGMIAAVASIFITPWNLYNNPEVIHYTIDVLGAFIGPLFGILIADYYFVRRQQINVDDLYSMRPTGSYWFRNGYNPAAVWTMIPSALIPMACVVFERLQWLANYSWFIGVGIALVLYTTLSRKQLASAH, encoded by the coding sequence ATGACCATCACTACCGCTTCGGCGGCACCGGCGGATGATCCGCCGCACGCGCATTCCAACGTCGTCATCAAACCGCAGTACGACCCGCGGCTCACCAACGAAGACCTCGCCCCGCTGAGCAAGCAAACCTGGGGCACCTACAACATCTTCGCGTTCTGGATGTCGGACGTGCACAGCGTGGGCGGCTATCTGACCGCGGCGAGCCTGTTCTCGCTGGGCCTGTCGAGCCTGCAAGTGCTGTTTGCGCTGCTGGTGGGCATCGTGATCGTGCAGGTGTTCTGCAACCTCGTTGCCAGGCCCAGCCAAGCGACCGGCACGCCGTATCCGGTGATCTGTCGGGCCTCGTTTGGCGTGCTTGGTGCCAACATTCCGGCCATCATCCGTGGCCTGATCGCGGTGGCGTGGTACGGCATCCAGACCTATCTGGCCTCGCATGCCTTCCTGATCGTGGCACTGAAATTCATGCCGGAACTCGCGCCGTATGCGGACTTGAAACAGCATGGCTTTGTCGGCCTGTCCACGCTGGGCTGGGCGGCCTTCATGTTGCTGTGGGTGCTGCAAGCCTTTGTGTTCTGGCACGGCATGGAGTCGATCCGCAAGTTCATCGACTGGGCCGGCCCGGCCGTGTATGTGGTGATGATCGCGCTGGCCGTGTGGTTGGTGCACAAGGCGGGTTGGGAGAACATCAACTTCACGCTCTCCTTCCTCAAGTACGAAGGCTGGGATGCCGTGCCCGTCATGCTGGCCGGGATTGCGCTGGTGGTGTCGTACTTCTCGGGCCCGATGCTCAACTTCGGTGACTTCTCGCGCTACGGCAAGGACTTCGGCTCGGTCAAGCGCGGCAACTTCTGGGGCTTGCCGGTCAACTTCCTCGGCTTTGCGCTGCTGGTGGTCATTACCACCTCCGCCACGCTGCCAGTGTTTGGCCAGTTGATCTCCGACCCGGTGGAAGTCATCTCCCGCATCGACAACACGACAGCAGTGGTGATCGGCGCGCTCACGTTCATGATTGCCACCATCGGCATCAACATCGTCGCCAACTTTGTGTCGCCGGCGTTCGACTTCTCCAACGTGGCGCCGCAACATATCAGTTGGCGCACGGGCGGCATGATCGCGGCGGTGGCCTCGATCTTCATCACGCCCTGGAACCTCTACAACAACCCCGAGGTGATCCACTACACGATCGACGTGCTGGGCGCCTTCATCGGCCCGCTGTTCGGCATCCTGATTGCGGACTACTACTTCGTGCGCCGCCAGCAGATCAACGTGGACGATCTCTACTCGATGCGCCCGACGGGCAGCTACTGGTTCCGCAACGGCTACAACCCGGCAGCCGTCTGGACGATGATCCCGTCCGCGCTGATCCCGATGGCCTGCGTGGTGTTCGAGCGCCTGCAATGGCTGGCCAACTACAGCTGGTTCATCGGCGTGGGCATCGCGCTGGTGCTCTACACCACGCTGAGCCGCAAGCAACTCGCCTCCGCCCATTGA
- a CDS encoding aspartate/glutamate racemase family protein — protein MDIRIINPNTTASMTALIGRCAQAAAASGTCITAVSPKMGPASIESHYDEALSVPGILEEIRHGERDGADAYVIACFGDPGLYAARELAHGPVIGIAEAAMHMASLIGNSFSVVTTLERTVGMAWHLAERYGMRHACRNVHASDLPVLDLEKPGSNARAVILQACRDALVRDRSDCIVLGCAGMADLCEDLSAELGVPVIDGVVAAVKLVEALVGMRLSTSKRGDWARPLPKPYTGMLAPFALA, from the coding sequence ATGGACATCCGCATCATCAACCCCAACACGACCGCCAGCATGACCGCGCTGATCGGCCGCTGCGCACAAGCAGCGGCCGCATCGGGCACATGCATCACCGCGGTCAGCCCGAAGATGGGCCCGGCTTCCATCGAAAGCCACTATGACGAGGCCCTCTCCGTGCCCGGCATCCTGGAGGAAATCCGCCACGGCGAGCGCGACGGCGCCGATGCCTACGTGATCGCCTGCTTTGGTGACCCGGGCCTCTACGCCGCACGTGAGTTGGCGCACGGCCCCGTCATCGGCATTGCCGAAGCGGCTATGCACATGGCCAGCCTGATCGGCAACAGCTTCAGCGTGGTGACGACGCTGGAACGTACCGTCGGCATGGCCTGGCACCTGGCCGAGCGCTACGGCATGCGCCATGCCTGCCGCAACGTCCACGCGAGTGACCTGCCGGTGCTGGATCTGGAAAAGCCGGGCTCCAATGCGCGCGCCGTCATCCTGCAAGCCTGCCGCGACGCACTGGTGCGGGACCGCAGCGACTGCATCGTGCTCGGCTGCGCTGGCATGGCGGATCTGTGCGAAGACCTGAGTGCCGAACTGGGCGTGCCCGTCATCGATGGCGTGGTGGCGGCGGTGAAGCTGGTGGAGGCGCTGGTCGGCATGCGGCTATCGACCAGCAAGCGCGGCGATTGGGCGCGCCCGCTGCCAAAACCCTACACGGGGATGCTTGCACCGTTTGCATTAGCCTAG
- a CDS encoding LysR family transcriptional regulator: MDHFKQLETFVAVATRGSLSSAAAAEGVAPAIIGRRIDALEERLGVKLLVRTTRRITLTFEGSAFLEDCQRILNDLHNAEASVSAGGVKASGHLRITAPAGFGRRHVAPMVPDFIEAHPDVSMTLDLGDRVVDLVNEGFDCAIRLGDLPDSSLVSIRLWENRRVVVAAPAYLERHGVPTQVEQLSGHNCLAFGASANVQRGWVFQQGGKTVTVKVSGTMECTDGAVLREWCLQGYGLAWRSWWEVGHDIATGKLVTVLDAFEAPPIGIHAVFPQRKHLPLRVRLFIDFLKNTYGNPAYWRRADALIGMD, encoded by the coding sequence ATGGATCACTTCAAGCAACTCGAAACCTTTGTCGCCGTGGCCACGCGCGGCAGTCTGTCTTCTGCGGCCGCCGCTGAAGGCGTGGCACCGGCCATCATCGGCCGGCGTATCGACGCACTGGAAGAGCGCCTCGGCGTGAAGCTGCTGGTGCGTACCACCCGGCGCATCACCCTCACCTTCGAGGGCTCGGCGTTCCTGGAAGATTGCCAGCGCATTCTCAACGATCTGCACAACGCTGAAGCCAGCGTCTCCGCCGGCGGCGTGAAGGCCAGCGGCCACCTGCGCATCACGGCCCCGGCCGGCTTCGGCCGCCGCCACGTCGCGCCGATGGTGCCGGACTTCATCGAGGCCCACCCAGATGTGTCGATGACGCTGGACCTGGGCGACCGCGTAGTCGACCTTGTCAACGAAGGGTTCGACTGCGCCATCCGCCTGGGTGATCTGCCGGATTCGAGCCTGGTATCGATCCGCCTGTGGGAGAACCGCCGCGTCGTGGTGGCCGCGCCCGCCTATCTGGAGCGCCATGGCGTGCCAACCCAGGTGGAGCAACTTTCTGGCCACAACTGCCTGGCCTTCGGCGCCAGCGCCAACGTGCAGCGCGGCTGGGTCTTCCAGCAAGGCGGCAAGACTGTCACCGTGAAGGTATCGGGCACGATGGAATGCACCGACGGCGCCGTGTTGCGCGAGTGGTGCCTGCAAGGTTATGGCCTGGCATGGCGCTCGTGGTGGGAGGTCGGCCACGACATCGCCACGGGCAAGCTGGTGACGGTGCTGGATGCCTTCGAGGCGCCGCCGATCGGCATCCATGCGGTGTTTCCGCAGCGCAAGCACCTGCCGCTGCGCGTGCGGCTCTTTATCGACTTCCTCAAGAACACCTACGGCAACCCAGCCTACTGGCGCCGGGCCGATGCTCTCATCGGGATGGACTAG
- a CDS encoding aromatic amino acid ammonia-lyase, which translates to MQARTITALALSIAASCPLAAIASVELDGRHVTPEAIARIAQGEPALIAPAARERVRQSHQLLLDAARQGQQIYGLTVGVGENKDREMVDARGQLTPEVIDASRRFNIGLLRSHGMGTGPDASVADTRAAMAARLNGMLAGGSGVQPSIVDAYAAALNAGVTPAMPANGSVGEADITLLAHIGIGLMGEGEAYYRGRKQPALQALQASGIVPITPFGKDGLSILSSNAYSAGLAALTLHEMDHLATVAKQVYALSLQALNGNVSPFLEDTLALRPFPQTVRAGTELRRLLDGSSLWQHDPARPLQDPLSYRTSVYLLGELDRANAASRALIDIQLNSSDDNPGIALGVHPKSDRAQESQGYLQGGAVLPSANFEPLPWVLAFESLGIALAQHGLGVAQRVVKLNDTKFTGLPRFLGTDTAVQALAEIEKPATALAMEIKALAQPVSLDYLPMAGNIEDVATNAPAAVQRVRKQIDNTYALLAIEAIQAAQAIDLRRRKQPTFTLSPSSQKLYDALRARAPFIDQDRALTDDFRAATQVLRQMPQ; encoded by the coding sequence ATGCAAGCCCGCACGATCACAGCCTTGGCGCTGTCGATTGCCGCATCCTGCCCACTCGCCGCCATTGCGAGCGTTGAACTCGACGGCCGCCACGTCACGCCTGAAGCCATTGCGCGCATTGCGCAGGGCGAGCCCGCTCTGATTGCCCCAGCGGCACGCGAGCGCGTTCGCCAATCGCATCAGTTGCTGCTGGATGCCGCACGTCAGGGCCAACAAATCTATGGCCTGACCGTAGGTGTGGGCGAAAACAAAGACCGCGAGATGGTCGACGCCCGCGGCCAGCTGACACCGGAGGTCATCGACGCCTCGCGGCGCTTCAACATCGGGTTGCTGCGCTCGCATGGCATGGGCACAGGCCCGGATGCATCGGTTGCCGACACGCGCGCCGCCATGGCCGCGCGGCTCAACGGCATGCTCGCTGGCGGTTCCGGCGTGCAGCCCAGCATTGTCGACGCCTACGCTGCCGCCCTCAATGCCGGCGTCACACCCGCCATGCCCGCCAATGGTTCGGTGGGCGAAGCTGATATCACCCTGCTGGCCCACATCGGTATCGGCCTGATGGGCGAAGGCGAGGCTTACTACCGTGGTCGCAAGCAACCTGCCCTGCAAGCGCTCCAGGCGTCCGGCATCGTGCCCATCACGCCCTTCGGCAAAGATGGTCTGTCGATCCTGAGCTCCAACGCATACAGTGCTGGCCTGGCAGCATTGACCTTGCATGAGATGGACCACCTGGCAACCGTCGCCAAGCAGGTCTACGCACTCAGCCTGCAGGCGCTCAACGGCAATGTGTCGCCGTTCCTGGAGGACACGTTGGCGCTGCGGCCCTTCCCGCAAACCGTACGCGCTGGCACGGAACTGCGCCGCCTGTTGGATGGCTCCAGCCTGTGGCAGCACGATCCCGCTCGGCCGCTGCAAGACCCGCTGAGCTATCGCACCAGCGTCTACCTGCTGGGCGAACTGGACCGCGCGAATGCGGCCTCTCGCGCGTTGATCGACATACAGCTGAACAGTTCCGACGACAACCCAGGCATAGCATTGGGTGTGCACCCCAAGTCCGACCGCGCACAGGAATCGCAAGGCTATCTGCAAGGGGGAGCGGTCCTGCCATCGGCCAACTTTGAGCCGCTGCCGTGGGTGCTGGCGTTTGAGAGCCTGGGCATCGCACTGGCTCAGCATGGGCTCGGTGTGGCGCAGCGCGTGGTCAAGCTGAACGACACAAAGTTCACGGGGCTGCCGCGCTTCCTGGGCACCGACACCGCCGTGCAAGCGCTGGCGGAAATTGAGAAGCCTGCCACGGCGCTGGCCATGGAGATCAAGGCGTTGGCACAGCCGGTCTCGCTGGACTACCTGCCCATGGCCGGCAATATTGAGGATGTGGCAACCAACGCGCCGGCGGCAGTCCAACGGGTGCGCAAGCAGATCGACAACACGTACGCATTGCTGGCAATTGAAGCGATTCAGGCTGCGCAGGCGATTGACCTGCGCCGGCGCAAGCAGCCTACTTTCACGCTGTCGCCATCCTCGCAGAAGCTGTACGACGCGTTGCGCGCCCGTGCACCCTTCATCGATCAGGACCGCGCTCTGACGGACGACTTCCGCGCGGCAACGCAGGTGCTGCGCCAGATGCCGCAGTAA
- the aceB gene encoding malate synthase A produces MALTLPQGMEIKAEILPAYEDILTPEALALVAKLHRAFQPRRKELLAARVERAKRLDAGERPDFLAETKAVREGDWKVAPIPQALHCRRVEITGPVDAKMVINAFNSGADSYMTDFEDSNSPSWHNQIQGQVNLKAAIRRTLTLEQNGKTYKLNDKIATLQVRPRGWHLDEKHVLIDGERVSGGIFDFALFLFHNAKEQIARGAGPFFYLPKMESHLEARLWNDIFVMAQNEIGLPQGTIKATVLIETILAAFEMEEILYELREHSAGLNAGRWDYIFSCIKKFKVDKNFCLADRAKVTMTSPFMRAYALLLLKTCHKRGAPAIGGMSALIPIKNDPEKNAIAMAGIIGDKKRDATDGYDGGWVAHPGLVEPAMKEFVAVLGDKLNQFEKQRPDVEVTAAQLLDFQPETPITEHGLRMNINVGIHYLGAWLAGNGCVPIHNLMEDAATAEISRSQVWQWIRSPKGKLEDGTKVTADLVRKLIPEELAKVKETGAVGHFDRAAVIFEQMSTSEDFAEFLTLPLYEEI; encoded by the coding sequence ATGGCGCTCACGCTGCCCCAAGGCATGGAGATCAAGGCCGAGATCCTGCCGGCCTACGAAGACATTCTGACCCCCGAAGCACTGGCGCTGGTTGCCAAGCTGCACCGTGCCTTTCAGCCGCGCCGCAAAGAGCTGCTGGCTGCCCGTGTCGAGCGTGCCAAGCGCCTGGACGCCGGCGAGCGCCCGGATTTCCTGGCGGAAACGAAGGCCGTGCGTGAAGGCGACTGGAAGGTTGCCCCGATCCCGCAGGCACTGCACTGCCGCCGCGTGGAAATCACCGGCCCGGTCGATGCCAAGATGGTCATCAACGCGTTCAACTCGGGCGCGGACAGCTACATGACCGACTTCGAAGATTCGAATTCGCCCAGCTGGCACAACCAGATCCAGGGCCAGGTCAACCTGAAGGCCGCCATCCGCCGCACGCTCACGCTGGAGCAGAACGGCAAGACGTACAAGCTCAACGACAAGATCGCCACGCTGCAAGTGCGTCCGCGCGGCTGGCACCTGGACGAGAAGCATGTGCTGATCGACGGTGAACGCGTGTCGGGCGGCATCTTCGACTTCGCGCTCTTCCTGTTCCACAACGCCAAGGAACAGATCGCCCGCGGCGCCGGCCCGTTCTTCTACCTGCCGAAGATGGAAAGCCATCTGGAAGCGCGCCTGTGGAACGACATCTTCGTGATGGCCCAGAACGAGATCGGCCTGCCGCAAGGCACGATCAAGGCCACCGTGCTGATCGAAACCATCCTCGCCGCGTTCGAGATGGAAGAAATCCTGTACGAACTGCGTGAGCACAGCGCTGGCCTGAACGCCGGCCGCTGGGACTACATCTTCTCGTGCATCAAGAAGTTCAAGGTCGACAAGAACTTCTGCCTGGCCGATCGCGCCAAGGTGACGATGACCTCGCCGTTCATGCGTGCCTACGCGCTGCTGCTGCTCAAGACCTGCCACAAGCGCGGCGCGCCCGCCATCGGCGGCATGAGCGCACTGATCCCGATCAAGAACGATCCGGAGAAGAACGCCATCGCCATGGCCGGCATCATCGGCGACAAGAAGCGCGACGCCACCGACGGTTACGACGGCGGCTGGGTGGCCCACCCGGGTCTGGTCGAACCGGCGATGAAGGAATTCGTGGCGGTGCTGGGCGACAAGCTGAACCAGTTCGAAAAGCAACGCCCGGACGTGGAAGTGACGGCCGCCCAACTGCTGGACTTCCAGCCGGAAACGCCGATCACGGAACACGGCCTGCGCATGAACATCAACGTCGGCATTCACTACCTGGGTGCTTGGCTGGCCGGCAACGGTTGCGTGCCGATCCACAACCTGATGGAAGATGCCGCCACGGCGGAAATCTCGCGCTCACAAGTGTGGCAGTGGATCCGCTCGCCCAAGGGCAAGCTGGAAGACGGCACGAAGGTCACGGCCGACCTCGTGCGCAAGCTGATCCCGGAAGAATTGGCCAAGGTGAAGGAGACGGGCGCGGTGGGCCACTTTGACCGCGCTGCAGTGATCTTCGAACAGATGTCGACGTCGGAAGACTTTGCGGAATTCCTGACGTTGCCGCTGTACGAAGAAATCTAA
- the aceA gene encoding isocitrate lyase, translating to MTTREQQVQQLQKEWDTNPRWKGIKRGYTAEDVVRLRGSLQIEHTLAKRGAEKLWDLINNEPFVNALGALTGNQAMQQVKAGLKAIYLSGWQVAGDANSNGEMYPDQSLYSVDSVPKVVKKINNTFARADQIQWSEGKDDIDFFAPIVADAEAGFGGVLNAFELMKAMIEAGAAGVHFEDQLAAVKKCGHMGGKVLVPTREAVSKLVAARLAADVMGVPTVLIARTDAEAADLLTADVDDNDRPFCTGERTVEGFYRTKPGLQQAISRGLAYAEVADLVWCETGKPDLEYAKKFAQAIHAKFPGKMLAYNCSPSFNWKKNLDDVTIARFQKELGAMGYKFQFITLAGFHALNYSMFNLAYGYARNQMSAFVELQEAEFKAAEKGFTAVKHQREVGTGYFDAVTQTIEREASTTALKGSTEDEQFFEETAQAKKVA from the coding sequence ATGACGACGCGCGAACAACAAGTGCAGCAACTGCAAAAGGAATGGGACACCAACCCGCGTTGGAAAGGCATCAAGCGCGGTTATACCGCCGAAGACGTCGTGCGCCTGCGCGGCTCGCTGCAAATTGAGCACACGCTGGCCAAGCGCGGTGCTGAAAAGCTGTGGGACCTGATCAACAACGAGCCATTCGTTAACGCGCTGGGCGCACTGACGGGCAACCAGGCCATGCAGCAGGTCAAGGCTGGCCTGAAGGCCATCTACCTGTCGGGCTGGCAAGTGGCGGGTGATGCCAACAGCAACGGCGAGATGTATCCGGACCAGTCGCTGTACTCGGTGGACTCGGTGCCCAAGGTCGTCAAGAAGATCAACAACACGTTCGCCCGCGCCGACCAGATCCAATGGTCGGAAGGCAAGGACGACATCGATTTCTTCGCCCCGATCGTGGCGGATGCGGAAGCCGGTTTCGGTGGCGTGCTGAATGCGTTTGAACTGATGAAGGCCATGATCGAAGCGGGTGCAGCCGGCGTGCACTTTGAAGACCAACTGGCCGCCGTGAAGAAGTGCGGACACATGGGCGGCAAGGTGCTGGTGCCGACGCGTGAAGCCGTGAGCAAGCTGGTGGCTGCGCGTCTGGCTGCCGACGTCATGGGCGTGCCCACCGTGCTGATCGCCCGTACCGATGCCGAAGCCGCTGATCTGCTGACCGCCGACGTGGACGACAACGACCGCCCGTTCTGCACCGGCGAACGCACGGTGGAAGGTTTCTACCGCACGAAGCCCGGTCTGCAGCAAGCCATCTCGCGCGGCCTGGCCTACGCAGAAGTGGCCGATCTCGTGTGGTGCGAAACCGGCAAGCCGGACCTGGAGTACGCCAAGAAGTTTGCCCAGGCCATCCACGCCAAGTTCCCGGGCAAGATGCTGGCCTACAACTGCTCGCCGTCGTTCAACTGGAAGAAGAACCTGGACGACGTCACGATTGCCCGATTCCAGAAGGAACTCGGCGCGATGGGCTACAAGTTCCAGTTCATCACGCTGGCCGGCTTCCATGCCCTGAACTACTCGATGTTCAACCTGGCTTACGGCTATGCCCGCAATCAGATGAGCGCCTTTGTCGAGCTGCAAGAGGCCGAGTTCAAGGCGGCGGAAAAGGGCTTCACTGCTGTGAAGCATCAGCGCGAAGTCGGCACGGGCTACTTCGACGCCGTGACGCAGACTATCGAGCGCGAAGCGTCCACCACGGCGCTCAAGGGCTCGACGGAAGACGAACAATTCTTCGAAGAAACGGCGCAAGCCAAGAAGGTGGCTTGA
- a CDS encoding universal stress protein, with the protein MFQHILIPTDGSELSRKAVAGALDFAKTLGARLTAYTCLEEYPYTPFSEIVVETPQAFKERVEAQARVVLKDVEDAARSAGINCDTDMSCFAVPYMGIIDAAERHGCDVIFMASHGRRGLAGLLLGSETQKVLTHTEIPVIVYR; encoded by the coding sequence ATGTTCCAGCACATCCTCATCCCCACAGATGGCTCCGAGCTATCGCGCAAGGCCGTGGCAGGCGCACTCGACTTTGCCAAGACGCTGGGGGCGCGCCTGACGGCGTACACCTGCCTGGAGGAATACCCCTACACGCCCTTCTCCGAGATTGTCGTGGAGACCCCTCAGGCCTTCAAGGAGCGCGTTGAAGCCCAGGCGCGCGTGGTGCTCAAGGACGTGGAAGACGCGGCCCGCAGCGCCGGCATCAACTGCGATACCGACATGAGCTGCTTCGCGGTGCCCTACATGGGCATCATCGATGCGGCAGAACGTCACGGCTGTGACGTCATCTTCATGGCCTCGCACGGCCGACGCGGATTGGCCGGACTGCTGCTCGGCAGCGAGACGCAGAAGGTGCTCACGCACACCGAAATCCCGGTGATCGTCTATCGCTGA